From a region of the Coffea arabica cultivar ET-39 chromosome 3e, Coffea Arabica ET-39 HiFi, whole genome shotgun sequence genome:
- the LOC113737055 gene encoding uncharacterized protein yields the protein MEISVISDALTSVASTQGLSLGVSKLNFCSNQSSEQSAGILQISAMIFPLDAVAPPPVKSNRTRTLPRRLIKKRRRTRRRSSTGDDDNDDREEVFGFFGGDGGVFDGPFNNGGGGGGGGGSWNFGGFGGANWEGYSSNSYNDPAFDFVYEVLSWIVLSNCLHFAFKKVVRIVADVFGDPAREKVPMRLEPVC from the coding sequence ATGGAAATCTCTGTCATCTCCGATGCATTAACGTCAGTGGCCTCAACCCAAGGTTTAAGCTTAGGGGTTTCAAAGCTCAACTTCTGTTCAAATCAGTCTTCTGAACAATCCGCCGGAATTCTTCAAATCTCCGCCATGATTTTTCCGCTCGATGCTGTTGCACCACCGCCGGTGAAGTCGAATCGGACAAGAACTTTACCGCGTAGACTGATCAAGAAAAGGCGTCGTACCAGAAGAAGATCTTCAACCGGTGATGATGATAATGATGATCGGGAAGAAGTTTTCGGGTTTTTTGGCGGCGACGGAGGAGTTTTTGATGGGCCGTTTAATAATggtggcggcggcggcggcggcggcggtaGTTGGAATTTTGGTGGGTTTGGAGGGGCAAATTGGGAAGGGTACTCATCCAACTCGTATAATGATCCAGCGTTCGATTTTGTTTACGAGGTGTTGTCGTGGATTGTTTTATCGAATTGTTTGCATTTTGCGTTTAAGAAGGTTGTGAGGattgtggctgatgtatttGGTGATCCTGCTAGGGAGAAGGTCCCGATGAGATTGGAACCTGTTTGCTGA